TTACGTTTTGAAAGCTGAAATTATAACCATAGGCGATGAAATCCTTCTGGGCCATGTGGTCGACACCAACGCCGCCTATATCGCCGATCAGGTTTCCGCGGTCGGAGTCGACCTGTCACGCATAATCACTGTTGGAGACGGCGACCGCCGGATAATCGAAGCCTTAAAAGAATCGCTCAAGCGGTCTGACCTGGTGATCACGACAGGGGGGCTGGGGCCGACCGATGATGACCTGACCAAGCTGGCTTTATGTCATGCTTTCGACACTAAACTGGTTTTTAACCAGAAACTGATGGATTTAATCGACAGGCGTTATCGACGTCGCGGTCTGAAGATGCCGGAACTGGTGCGCGACCAGGGTGAACAGCCCGAAAGCGCTACGTTGTTTCCAAACCCGATCGGGTCCGCGGTCGGTATCCTGATGGAGCGCGACAGCAAACGGACGATTTCGCTTCCGGGTGTACCGCAAGAGATGAGAGCGATTATGGAGCAATCGGTGATTCCCTATATCCAGAATCTTCATCATGGTTACAACGTCATCTTCCGCAAGATTCAGACATTCGGGACATTCGAGGCTTATATCACTGATATGCTCAAAGAGCATGAATTCCGTCACGACGGAGTCGAGCTGGCTTATTTACCATCGCTTAAAGGCGTTGTTGTACGGCTGACCTATCGCGGGCGAGACCGCGAAGCCGGTCAGTCCCTG
This genomic stretch from Candidatus Zixiibacteriota bacterium harbors:
- a CDS encoding competence/damage-inducible protein A → MKAEIITIGDEILLGHVVDTNAAYIADQVSAVGVDLSRIITVGDGDRRIIEALKESLKRSDLVITTGGLGPTDDDLTKLALCHAFDTKLVFNQKLMDLIDRRYRRRGLKMPELVRDQGEQPESATLFPNPIGSAVGILMERDSKRTISLPGVPQEMRAIMEQSVIPYIQNLHHGYNVIFRKIQTFGTFEAYITDMLKEHEFRHDGVELAYLPSLKGVVVRLTYRGRDREAGQSLLDQYSGRLKKILGDYHVSDDGRDLVETTARLLTEKRKTVSTAESCTGGMISSALTDLSGSSAYFTQAAVTYSNEAKMKVLGVPEQVLIDHGAVSEETVRCMAVGMRRLAGTDYALAVSGIAGPTGGTGDKPVGLIYIGLADEDGAEVWRHVFGKDRDINRRRTVYHALNHLRMKLLKG